DNA from Candidatus Thermoplasmatota archaeon:
GCTATACATATTACGACTACGATGCCGATGCAGAAAGCGGAACAGAGATCAGATGGTACAAGTACGAAGATGATGTGCCCGTGCTTCAAGAAGCCTATAACGATACAACAGTGCCTTCAGCAGCAACAGCTAAAGGACAAGTATGGTACTTCACAGTTAAGCCAAAAGACGGAATTGACTTTGGCGATTTGGTAACTTCGGCAACTGTGACTATACTGGACTCAGCGCCAACGCTCACAAATCCAACAATTGAGCCTGCAGAAGGTGATGTAGATACAGAATTTACTTTCAGTGTTACTTATACAGACGCTGACGGCGATGCGCCTACTTCTGTAAGGGTAGTTATAGATGGCATCAATTACAATATGTCAAAAGTTTCAGGCGAGTATGCAACTGGTGCGGAGTACGAATACAAGACCAAATTAACTGCTGGGACACATACATACAAATTTAACGTAGATGTAGCAGGTGTAACTGTAACTGAGACTGCTAGCGCAGAAATAACAGTCAAAGAGAAGCCAATCGAGTGGCTATACATAGTTGCAATAATCATCATAATAATTATCATTATAGCAATAGCGGTAGCGGTAGCGAAGAAAAAGAAGAAGCCTGAAGTACCTCCTGAAGAAAAACCTGGGGAGTAAGAACCGACCCCCTCCACCTCTTTTTTGATTTTTTATTTCTGATCGTTGTAATTAAAATTGTGACACTCTAGCCTCTCCGCAGTTAGGACAGTACAGCTCGTTTTCAGCTGTGGAAGTTAGTGCGCCGCATTTCCCGCATCTCATTATTCTTTTTATATCCTTACCGCATTTAGGGCAGAAATCGAATTCATGCGTTACAGAATATCTACAATAAGGGCAGAACCTTTTTGTAAAAACACCTTCTTTTATTCTAGCTAGTATTTTCTGCTTGTCTTCCTTCTCAAACGCAAGTTCTTGCTCTAATCTTCTCCTTTCTTCTTCTAAAATATTTATTTTCAAGCTGAGCTCTTCTACAGTAAGTTTTTCTTCAGGTCTTGGATAGGTTTTGAAAAATTTGATTGCCAAAATAAGAGTTATAGCAAAAGCGCTAGCCCCTACAATTAAACTGTACTCAATTTTGACAAATGAAAGTATATTCACAAATATAACTGCAAATGAAGGTATCAAAAAAATTTCAGAAAAACCTTTGGAAATACCTAGAACTTTTCGTTTTACTAAATACATAGCAACAATACAAATAACTAAGCCAATAATTGCAGCACAGAGTAGGTCGAGATACACAATACCCACTCCTATGGATAAGTATAGAAAGACAAACGGCACTAGCAAGAAGCAAATATATTCTGTTTTCCATAATTTACCAACTCTTCTGAAAGCTTCGTAATAAAATAATCCGAGTAAAAGTATCAGCACGAAAAAGGCAGGTATGCTGTTGAGATAAGTGTCAAACGGGTTTTCCCATTTAGGCAACTTTACAATTATATTTTTATCTAAAACCGCACTATCTTTATCCCAAATGAAAATGGTAGTCTTGCCCGAGATAATAATATTATCTGGTACAAGGCATTCTTCAGGCAAACTTTCATGCCATTCTACATTTCTCAATTCTAACTTCATATAAAACCTTTCGATAAGTCTATTTCTAGGCACTTGATGAGAATATTCGTTAGAGCCTTTAGCGCTATAGCTTAAATATATTGTATTACTACCTGAAGAAAGAGAAATTACTATATTGTTGCCACTGATTGTCGGCTCTGTAATATTGTTATTTATTCTTAAAAGTAAGTTCTCAACAGAACCTTTTGGTAAAGGTA
Protein-coding regions in this window:
- a CDS encoding fibronectin type III domain-containing protein — translated: YSLNLLDKWRAEVYDASVANVTITGWTTIKIDPLLVTDTSELVSIKVIEDLIAPDAVTGLEPVHGNESVALSWNASTEADLKHYCVYYKNATFTNVTEEAEVTLFETTTNTTSTVTGLTNGITYYFAVTAVDVVLNENKTVTPVSATPNAAPIASALAITPAEPKTTDDLVASYTYYDYDADAESGTEIRWYKYEDDVPVLQEAYNDTTVPSAATAKGQVWYFTVKPKDGIDFGDLVTSATVTILDSAPTLTNPTIEPAEGDVDTEFTFSVTYTDADGDAPTSVRVVIDGINYNMSKVSGEYATGAEYEYKTKLTAGTHTYKFNVDVAGVTVTETASAEITVKEKPIEWLYIVAIIIIIIIIIAIAVAVAKKKKKPEVPPEEKPGE
- a CDS encoding zinc ribbon domain-containing protein, yielding MREIIWYPPIPPPPAEKRQIDKELRALRTKKISYAITGMFAFVIFTMILVSVVYLWVVGYMGAGGAGYAGAFTGELPAEPKAVSINSTINVEYRRIEKEYVPIYTLSYEATFKYIITTSEATANIPLPKGSVENLLLRINNNITEPTISGNNIVISLSSGSNTIYLSYSAKGSNEYSHQVPRNRLIERFYMKLELRNVEWHESLPEECLVPDNIIISGKTTIFIWDKDSAVLDKNIIVKLPKWENPFDTYLNSIPAFFVLILLLGLFYYEAFRRVGKLWKTEYICFLLVPFVFLYLSIGVGIVYLDLLCAAIIGLVICIVAMYLVKRKVLGISKGFSEIFLIPSFAVIFVNILSFVKIEYSLIVGASAFAITLILAIKFFKTYPRPEEKLTVEELSLKINILEEERRRLEQELAFEKEDKQKILARIKEGVFTKRFCPYCRYSVTHEFDFCPKCGKDIKRIMRCGKCGALTSTAENELYCPNCGEARVSQF